The genome window GAGGGGACTATAATCCAGAAGGTGTTATTATGGAATTCTGCTCTTGTATTAAAAAGTTAAATTTAACACACAAGGAAATTGTAGATTATCTTAATGTAATATGCTTATATTTACAGGAAGAAGAGGAAGCTGATTATGGAGATACGATAAAATAACTTAAGGAAAATTCCGTGGAACGAATTGCGTTTCCACGGAATTTTTGTACAGCACAGAAAGGATGGCTTTTTCAAGTTTGCTTGTGTCAACACTTGCAGGGCTAAGAACTGTTTCCGCTCCTGCGTTCTTTGGTGAAGCAGAAAGTTCATCGACTTTCTGCTCCAATCTCTCAACTGTGCCGTAGATGGCTTCCAATATTTCTTCTTTCATATTTCTGATGTTGTTTGGTTTGTAACTTGCATCAAAGGCTAAAGCCTCTTCTGCGTTTCTTCTTTTTCTTCTTGGCTGATTCATCCTCTGGGAATGACTCAAAGGTCTGAGCATTAGCTGGAGCAAAAAGTCCAATGGAAGAAATGCCGTACCAAAGGTCTTGGCTGCTATCCGACATGGATGGCTCATCGTTGCTCTTGTGATGGCCTTGCTCGTATTGCAGAGTAGAGTTGTCTCTTGATGAAACGTGTTTCTCCATTCCCTCAAATCTCGCATTCAGTTTGCCAAAGCTATAGTCTCGGCTAATCTGTGTCCCCTTGAAACTATATCCATCCTTGCAGAAACGGATACCTTGCACCTTGGTTCTCTCCTTGTCCTTATAGACTAACTCCAAGTGAACACCTCGCTTTGCAAGTTCATTCTTGAACTTATGCCAATTTTCTACGACTTTCAAGGCATCCTTGACTGCATTGTGAATCTCATATTTGGCACGCTCAGCATTGCGTAACTTGCGAGTATTAGTCTTGCTCTTGTCAGTTCCGTAAGTAAGCCCATACTTGGATTTAAGAGCCTTGGTCACTTGCTCATTACGCCTGTAATCATTCCTGTCTGATATGAGCTTGCCCTCGTTATTGATGCGGTTATACACGATATGACAATGTGGATTGTCGGTGTTGTGATGCCTTACGATGATGAATTGAGTATCTTTTATCCCCATCATCTGCATGTATTCAAGGGCTATCTTAGCCATGAATTCATTCGTCAAACGTGGCTTGTCCTCGGGCTTGAAGCTCAAAGCTATGTGCCCCACAGGCTTCTTAATCCTTGGATTTAGTTGCCTTTGTAGCTCGAAACTTTGCGTCATCTCGGTATTCGTGCCGAGTAACACACCATCAGAGGCAAGGATTTTCGCCTCGTCCTTGCCTGTAACATAGCGGATGCAACCAGCAAATGAGCTGCCCTTCTTTAGCTTGCCTATCATGTAGCATCCTCCTTTCTGCCTATTCCGCATGGCTTCGATTTTGGACTTGCTTGGCGATACTCGCCAAGGATTTCTTTTAATCTTCTCAACAAGTCCACCACATATACATGGGTTTCATGGAAACCTCTCTGATGCGACAGCTTGGCAAGTTGGTTGAGGTTGTTCGCCATACCGATGAGGTTCTTGGCAATGGCTACCGTCTCTGCATTGTGTCCGCTGACCACCTCGCCATTCAAGGCTGACTCACGGATATACTCCGCCAACTTGCGATTGGCTTTTCTTGCCCTCAGTTTCAATGCCTCGTAGCTTGGCTTCGAGAACTTCACCGTAACAGACTTCGACAGCTTGCGAACCCTGCCTGTGGGCGGTCTTCCGTCCTTTTTCTTGTCCTGTTCATGTATGCTTGTCATTCTATACACTGTTTACAGTTGGTACACTCACTTTCTGCGACCATCGGGAGCAAAATTCCTCCACCCTCATGGTGGAGCGAGGCGTTTTGGGGTTCCCAAAACATAACCTCGCTCCCTCTCAGAACACGTTAGTTGGAACTACAGCCTTTCAGCTATCCACGTCCAAGGTCGCAGACCTTAATTCTCACAATTTGCGCCAAGCCTCGAAGTCCTCTTCATAAAGGCTTAGGTGGTGGCGCACGATGTTCTCGATGATGCCCGATACGCTCATGCGTCTCCCTCCGAGGATGCGGACGACACGATCAAGACGGTCTCGTACATCGGAACTGACGAAGACTGGCTTGCGGTCGTCAATCCTTGGAACCTGGAGGAAGGTCTGCTGATACTCCTCCAATGTCGCCTTGCGCTGCTTGCCACTGATGCGCTTCTGCGGATTCGGTGGCGATTGAGCCTCGTTCGTTGATGTTTCCTCTCTATAGGGAGTTGTTGCAGCAACTTTCTCTACAATTGCTCTCAACTCTGGGTTCTCTACATCATCATAGAGAGAATCACAACTACTTGGATTGGCTTTGTTGCCATACGTAGAGGGTTTAACAAAATCCAAATACTCTTTTTCCATCAGCTCCTTTTGCTCAGGAGCCAAGACTGCATCTTTTGTTCTTGCCATAGCTTATGCTGTTTTATTTGTTAGTATAGTGGTCACGGTTTGCACCATTGACCGATTGTCGGGTGCAAAGTAAGTGTACTGAGTGCAGCCATGCAACTGATTGGGTGTAACGTGGCAATTTAGTTGTGGCTTGCTTATTTGCATACCGAGATAGTTGTGAGAACTTCAACGTATTTCTCAACTCATCATAGTTCATGTATTCGTTGCAGTCGTGCAAGTTTTTCTTGTTGTTTTTGGCGTTGAAGTCGGCAAACCCCGGCAACATACTGCCACAGAAATTGAAAACGCTTGTTTTTAGATTGCCGTGCCTTATCTTTGCACTCACAAACGTGGAGCACAGCATATGCGTGGAGCTTTGCGACATATAACATAGTATTAACTTAGAAAAAAGAAAAGTATGGGATTCATCGTATTCGAGGAAGAGGCATTCAACTATCTTGATGCCCAGTTGGAGAACTTCGTGAAGCGCATGGACAGAATCCGTGAGCGCAGTGAGGACAAGACCATGAACAAGTGGCTCGACACGCAGGACGTGTGTCAGACGCTCAACATCTGCCCACGGACAGTGCAGACGCTTCGGGACAACGGAACTTTGGCTTATACGCAAATCAGCCACAAGACCTACTACAAGCCGGAGGACGTGATGGCTATCGTAGCAGTAGTGGAGGACAAGAAAAAGGACATGCGCTTTCGCAAGCGCACAGGTTAGGCTGTCAATATACAACAGCCACTTTATCCAATGCAGCAAGTAAACCGAGTAACGTAAGTATCAACAATAAAACTATGAGCAATGAAGTAATGACAAGAAACAGCGAGTGGATGAACCACATCGTGAACCACCTCAACCGAATGGTTGACAATTTTGAACGTGCCGTGATGAACTACCGCCCCATGCTTGACGGTGAGCGCTTCATGACGGACAAGGAGCTTTGTGCCAGGCTGCAACTGAGCCGAAGAACCCTGCAGGACTACCGAAACAACGGTGTCATCCCGTATATCCAGCTTGGCGGAAAGATACTCTACCGCGAGTCCGACATTCAGAAGATTCTGATGGCTAACTATCGTGAGGCGTACAGAATGAAGGGCTTGTAGGAGAAATGCATGTCCTTGATGAGTGGGGTGAAATGAACAAGGCGACAACGTATAACTTACCGAGCGTGGCTGTTATAGGTTGTCGCCTCGTTTTATTGGCTATACCGAGTTGGTCGTGTTTGCCGAGTGTTCTCCGTATGGTCTGTATAAAATCTAATACCATGATTCCTAAGACATCACCAAATTTTTGAGAGCTTTTTTGTGTTAAAATAAGCAAAATAGCCCCCAGAAAGCATATAGTCATACCTACCCCTGTAGCAGAAGAAGACATTTTTTGACTTTTCTGTTACAAAAAAAAAACGATACGGAACTCTTTCTTTTAATAGCTTTTTGCTCGATTCCTAATTAGTTATCCGTATCTGTCCTCACAAGACTATAAGAGACAATGGTACATTGTCATAGTTCACTTGCTTTGGACTTTTCAATATGTAAGTTCTTTCTGTCGTCAGAGGTGTTCAACACTTCCCATTTTCTCTTTTGCTTGCCTATGGCAAACATTCTGCAAATGAGCTTAAACTTGACGGCATTCAATGCCTTACGCTTAGTATCAGAATCTTTTCTGCCTCCTAACTTTCGATTATAAAACATTTGCATTTCCACATCGTACTCAACAGCTCTCAATGCCGCCATAGACAGGTCAGCTTTCACTTGACCGTTACAGTGTGCGGAAGGTCGGGCACGCCATTTCACACTGGTACCAGAAGTGTGACTGCATGGAGCTACGCCAACATATCTCGCATATTGCCGAGCTGTGTCAAAAGCGGTAAAGTTTCGTGTGATGGCAATTATGTTTGTTGCATTGACAAAACCAATTCCTGGTATCGTCAACAGATTCTGAAAAGTGTCAAAGACATCTTCCTCCTTGGACATTAATTCACACTCTTCCTGATCTATCTTCTCAATGTCATGATTGAGTTTTTTAATGTAGCTCTCATACATGGCAGAATCCTCTTTCGTTTCAAACATCTGCATTCGGTTCATAAAGTTTGTCCGTTGCTCCACAAGGAACTTACGCTCATTGACAAGTTGCTTCAATTGTTGCATAGCCTTGCTTGGCAACTTGTATGGCTTGGCACATTCCGTGCCATCATAACGATAGAGGAAGTCAGCTATCTTTGCAGAGTCATTCTTGTCTCGCTTATCTATTGTCCCCATAGGATGATGTTTTACTATACGTGTACTAAGCATACAGAAAGAGTAATTCTTGGACGTGAGGAATTTTTCCAAGTCCAAGGAGTAGCAACCTGTAAATTCCATGCCAAACAGGGCTTGGGAAAGTACCACACGGCTCTTTTTGAGCCATGAGCACATATCGCCAAATCCCTTGCGAGTGTTGTTGAACACCTCATGAGGGAACATTTTGATGTTGGTATCCTCACGAAATATAGATACATCTATGACATTTTTAGAGATGTCAATGCCTACAAATGATTTATTTTTCATATCTTTGCACCGCTTTACGAAAGGAACTCTCTATGTCAGGATAAGCCAAATCTTTTAAAAGCTGGGACGGACAGCTAATTCCCTAAAAGGCACTGAGTCTGACATTTCGGGCAGAGGAGACTATATCAAGGGAAAGGGCTTTGCCTAAGATTAAAAAGTTCACTACCTCTGTCTGGAGTTCCTTCCTTTTGAGGATTCCTCGCAAAGGTAGTGCCAAAAGCAACCAAGAG of Segatella copri contains these proteins:
- a CDS encoding relaxase/mobilization nuclease domain-containing protein, yielding MIGKLKKGSSFAGCIRYVTGKDEAKILASDGVLLGTNTEMTQSFELQRQLNPRIKKPVGHIALSFKPEDKPRLTNEFMAKIALEYMQMMGIKDTQFIIVRHHNTDNPHCHIVYNRINNEGKLISDRNDYRRNEQVTKALKSKYGLTYGTDKSKTNTRKLRNAERAKYEIHNAVKDALKVVENWHKFKNELAKRGVHLELVYKDKERTKVQGIRFCKDGYSFKGTQISRDYSFGKLNARFEGMEKHVSSRDNSTLQYEQGHHKSNDEPSMSDSSQDLWYGISSIGLFAPANAQTFESFPEDESAKKKKKKRRRGFSL
- a CDS encoding MobC family plasmid mobilization relaxosome protein; the protein is MTSIHEQDKKKDGRPPTGRVRKLSKSVTVKFSKPSYEALKLRARKANRKLAEYIRESALNGEVVSGHNAETVAIAKNLIGMANNLNQLAKLSHQRGFHETHVYVVDLLRRLKEILGEYRQASPKSKPCGIGRKEDAT
- a CDS encoding IS110 family transposase; its protein translation is MKNKSFVGIDISKNVIDVSIFREDTNIKMFPHEVFNNTRKGFGDMCSWLKKSRVVLSQALFGMEFTGCYSLDLEKFLTSKNYSFCMLSTRIVKHHPMGTIDKRDKNDSAKIADFLYRYDGTECAKPYKLPSKAMQQLKQLVNERKFLVEQRTNFMNRMQMFETKEDSAMYESYIKKLNHDIEKIDQEECELMSKEEDVFDTFQNLLTIPGIGFVNATNIIAITRNFTAFDTARQYARYVGVAPCSHTSGTSVKWRARPSAHCNGQVKADLSMAALRAVEYDVEMQMFYNRKLGGRKDSDTKRKALNAVKFKLICRMFAIGKQKRKWEVLNTSDDRKNLHIEKSKASEL
- a CDS encoding helix-turn-helix domain-containing protein encodes the protein MGFIVFEEEAFNYLDAQLENFVKRMDRIRERSEDKTMNKWLDTQDVCQTLNICPRTVQTLRDNGTLAYTQISHKTYYKPEDVMAIVAVVEDKKKDMRFRKRTG
- a CDS encoding helix-turn-helix domain-containing protein — protein: MSNEVMTRNSEWMNHIVNHLNRMVDNFERAVMNYRPMLDGERFMTDKELCARLQLSRRTLQDYRNNGVIPYIQLGGKILYRESDIQKILMANYREAYRMKGL
- a CDS encoding DUF3408 domain-containing protein; this translates as MARTKDAVLAPEQKELMEKEYLDFVKPSTYGNKANPSSCDSLYDDVENPELRAIVEKVAATTPYREETSTNEAQSPPNPQKRISGKQRKATLEEYQQTFLQVPRIDDRKPVFVSSDVRDRLDRVVRILGGRRMSVSGIIENIVRHHLSLYEEDFEAWRKL